In the Drosophila gunungcola strain Sukarami unplaced genomic scaffold, Dgunungcola_SK_2 000001F, whole genome shotgun sequence genome, one interval contains:
- the LOC128262137 gene encoding sialin, translating into MDDVKEQPQWGIMLSKFFVIPQRWILAIMGFFAIFNAYTMRVCLSQAITVLVVKKNYTGSGAHTDAICEVDEDDAAPVSREGGDYEWSEEKQGLILASFYIGYIVTHLPGGILADKFGGKWTLSIGIFLTAAFTLITPVCIVYGGADALIVLRVLMGLGEGTTFPALSVLLASWVPATERGMLGALVLGGGQVGSIAGNLLSGLILDSMDWPWVFYIFGIIALVWFTVFTLLCYSYPYKHPFIKPNEREFLKQEIPPKDMNQPRTPWLAILTSIPMWALISAQIGHDWGFYIMVSYLPKYMSDVLRFSIKANGLYSSLPYVTMWIMSLLSGCVADQMIKRNFMSTTNTRKIMTGLAAFGPAIFMVGASYAGCNRILVVALFTICMGLMGTYYAGMKLTPLDLSPNYAGTLMAITNGIGAITGVISPYLVGVMTPNATMMEWRIVFWVAFAVLFITAIVYCIWASGEVQPFNDGTNSNKKKDQTS; encoded by the coding sequence ATGGATGATGTGAAGGAGCAACCGCAATGGGGTATAATGCTGTCCAAGTTCTTTGTTATACCACAACGCTGGATACTAGCCATCATGGGATTCTTTGCCATCTTTAATGCCTACACCATGCGAGTGTGTCTTTCGCAGGCCATCACAGTGCTGGTGGTCAAGAAAAACTATACAGGCAGCGGTGCACACACCGATGCGATCTGTGAGGTGGATGAAGATGATGCGGCTCCAGTAAGCCGCGAGGGTGGCGACTACGAATGGTCTGAGGAGAAGCAGGGCCTGATCCTGGCCTCTTTCTACATTGGTTACATCGTAACCCACCTGCCCGGTGGCATTTTGGCGGACAAGTTCGGCGGAAAGTGGACACTGAGCATTGGAATATTTCTCACTGCCGCATTTACATTAATCACACCGGTGTGTATCGTTTACGGCGGTGCCGATGCCTTGATCGTTCTGCGTGTGCTAATGGGACTTGGCGAAGGGACCACTTTTCCAGCTCTTAGTGTACTACTGGCTTCATGGGTGCCGGCAACAGAGCGAGGAATGCTGGGCGCCCTGGTTCTGGGCGGTGGTCAGGTGGGTAGCATTGCTGGTAACCTCCTATCCGGCTTGATACTTGACTCAATGGACTGGCCGTGGGTCTTCTACATCTTTGGGATCATAGCCCTAGTCTGGTTTACTGTCTTCACGCTGCTTTGCTACAGCTATCCCTATAAGCATCCGTTTATCAAACCAAATGAACGTGAGTTTTTGAAGCAGGAAATACCACCAAAGGACATGAACCAACCGAGGACGCCCTGGTTGGCCATTTTAACAAGCATACCCATGTGGGCTCTGATCAGTGCCCAGATCGGACACGATTGGGGCTTCTATATCATGGTCTCCTATCTGCCCAAATACATGTCCGATGTGCTGCGATTCTCGATCAAGGCCAACGGTCTGTACTCCTCATTGCCATACGTGACCATGTGGATAATGTCGCTGCTGAGTGGCTGTGTGGCCGATCAGATGATCAAACGAAACTTTATGAGCACCACGAACACGAGAAAAATCATGACAGGATTGGCTGCCTTTGGACCGGCTATATTTATGGTTGGAGCCTCATATGCCGGCTGTAATCGCATATTGGTCGTGGCCCTGTTTACGATTTGCATGGGTCTGATGGGCACCTACTACGCCGGAATGAAATTAACGCCCCTGGACTTGAGCCCCAACTACGCTGGCACCCTGATGGCCATCACCAACGGAATAGGTGCGATCACTGGAGTGATATCACCATATCTGGTGGGTGTCATGACACCGAATGCCACCATGATGGAGTGGCGTATTGTCTTTTGGGTGGCCTTTGCCGTGCTTTTCATCACGGCGATTGTCTACTGCATTTGGGCCTCCGGGGAAGTGCAGCCCTTCAATGACGGCACCAACTCAAACAAGAAGAAAGATCAAACTTCATAA